From one Mycolicibacterium sp. HK-90 genomic stretch:
- a CDS encoding DUF1298 domain-containing protein, translating into MRRLAAIDAQNWWMSAKLPNDQFLLYGFDGVAADLDAATAEVRGRAQRCPDLGVRVRDDCRLTYPAWAPRPVGDDQFARYDGELDWNECLDAVAGLADHQLDATVAPWRLHVFARVRGVPGAETGPGTVAVLQVSHALADGTRASALAAWLFGRPGEIVPVPSQRFAPARLPWRAVQAARTHRDLMRDTESGAVPAQAPSRPVMHSNTEPAGRRWIRTIIRRRCQIPGPTVTIGVLAAVSSALGAHLREFGDDTAELGAEVPMAKAGERLAHNHFGNVGIGLYPELAGDERISRIAADFADRRRRAAHPGMVAGGRAFAATPAPLLRWGVAQFDPTVRAPTVTGNTVVSSVNRGAADLRFGTAGVVVTAGYPSLSLMMGLTHGVHGIGETVAVSVHAAQSAVGDIDAYVARLEAELGG; encoded by the coding sequence GTGCGCCGGCTGGCCGCAATCGATGCCCAGAACTGGTGGATGTCGGCCAAACTTCCCAACGATCAGTTCCTGCTCTACGGATTCGACGGTGTGGCCGCCGACCTGGATGCCGCGACAGCCGAGGTCCGCGGCCGCGCGCAACGCTGCCCGGATCTGGGCGTGCGGGTTCGCGACGACTGCCGGCTGACCTATCCGGCCTGGGCGCCGCGGCCGGTGGGTGACGACCAGTTCGCCAGATACGACGGCGAACTCGACTGGAACGAGTGTCTGGACGCCGTTGCCGGGCTGGCCGATCACCAGCTCGACGCCACCGTCGCTCCGTGGCGTCTGCACGTGTTCGCCCGGGTCCGCGGGGTTCCCGGTGCCGAAACCGGTCCCGGTACCGTCGCGGTGCTCCAGGTCTCGCATGCCCTTGCCGACGGCACCCGGGCCTCGGCGCTGGCCGCCTGGCTGTTCGGCCGGCCCGGTGAGATCGTCCCGGTGCCGTCGCAGCGGTTTGCGCCGGCCCGGTTGCCATGGCGTGCGGTGCAGGCTGCCCGTACTCACCGCGATCTGATGCGCGACACCGAATCCGGCGCGGTGCCGGCCCAGGCGCCGTCGCGCCCGGTGATGCACAGCAACACCGAACCGGCGGGACGACGCTGGATCCGCACGATCATCCGGCGTCGCTGCCAGATACCCGGCCCGACCGTGACCATCGGGGTGCTGGCAGCCGTCTCCTCGGCGTTGGGCGCGCACCTGCGTGAGTTCGGCGACGATACCGCCGAACTCGGCGCCGAGGTGCCGATGGCCAAGGCGGGGGAGCGGCTCGCCCACAACCATTTCGGCAACGTCGGCATCGGCCTGTATCCCGAATTGGCCGGCGACGAACGCATCTCGCGCATCGCGGCCGACTTCGCCGACCGACGCCGGCGGGCGGCGCATCCGGGGATGGTCGCGGGCGGCCGGGCGTTCGCGGCGACCCCCGCACCGTTGTTGCGTTGGGGGGTGGCGCAATTCGATCCGACAGTGCGCGCCCCGACGGTAACCGGCAACACGGTGGTGTCCAGCGTCAACCGAGGAGCCGCCGACCTGCGGTTCGGAACTGCCGGGGTGGTGGTGACCGCCGGATACCCGTCGCTCTCGCTCATGATGGGCCTGACCCACGGCGTGCACGGCATCGGCGAGACCGTGGCCGTCAGTGTGCACGCCGCGCAGTCGGCGGTCGGCGACATCGACGCGTATGTGGCCCGCCTGGAGGCCGAGCTCGGCGGCTAA
- a CDS encoding alpha/beta fold hydrolase: MTEPRWIDVATPAVQLRALVWGPEDGPVALCLHGFPDTAYGWRKVAPALAEAGWKVVAPFLRGYVPSSIPTDGSYHVGALMDDALRVLQAAGPTGEDVLIGHDWGAIAAAGLAAMPDNAFAKTVIMSVPPPASFQPLGRVPEAGKLMAKLPHQMLRSWYMMYFQLPWLPDRSASWVVPRLWKLWSPGYDAAEDVRHVDAAIGARDRWRAALGYYRATIRLTKPPPQYAELHQYWLSAPVVPTLYLHGTDDGCATPDYAHWVQKVLPPDSAVNIVEHAGHFLQLEQPDVVAKHIVDFVGSPGRS, from the coding sequence GTGACCGAGCCACGCTGGATCGATGTCGCCACCCCCGCGGTGCAGCTGCGGGCGCTGGTGTGGGGCCCCGAGGACGGCCCGGTTGCGTTGTGCCTGCACGGCTTTCCCGATACGGCCTATGGATGGCGCAAGGTCGCCCCGGCGTTGGCCGAGGCCGGCTGGAAAGTGGTGGCGCCTTTTCTCCGTGGCTATGTGCCGTCATCGATCCCCACCGACGGCAGCTATCACGTCGGCGCGTTGATGGACGATGCGTTGCGTGTCCTGCAGGCGGCCGGGCCGACCGGTGAGGACGTCCTGATCGGGCACGACTGGGGTGCCATCGCGGCAGCGGGTCTGGCCGCGATGCCGGACAACGCGTTCGCCAAGACCGTGATCATGTCCGTGCCTCCGCCTGCCTCGTTCCAACCGCTGGGCCGGGTGCCCGAGGCCGGCAAGCTGATGGCCAAGCTGCCGCACCAGATGCTGCGCAGCTGGTACATGATGTACTTCCAATTGCCCTGGCTGCCAGACCGTTCCGCGTCGTGGGTGGTGCCCCGACTGTGGAAGCTGTGGTCACCCGGTTACGACGCCGCCGAGGATGTACGTCACGTCGACGCCGCCATCGGGGCCCGGGACCGGTGGCGTGCTGCCCTCGGGTACTACCGGGCCACGATCCGGCTCACCAAGCCGCCGCCGCAGTACGCCGAGTTGCACCAGTACTGGTTGTCTGCGCCGGTGGTGCCGACGCTGTATCTGCACGGCACCGACGACGGCTGCGCGACACCGGATTACGCCCATTGGGTGCAGAAGGTGCTGCCGCCGGACAGCGCGGTGAACATCGTCGAGCATGCCGGTCACTTCCTGCAGCTCGAGCAGCCGGACGTGGTCGCGAAGCACATCGTCGATTTCGTCGGTAGCCCCGGGAGGAGCTGA